Within Pygocentrus nattereri isolate fPygNat1 chromosome 17, fPygNat1.pri, whole genome shotgun sequence, the genomic segment ATGATACAAGGCTCAATTAAGTTTTATGCtgtacagatgcagcagactTTAAAGAGAGTGCATTGCAGAGAAGTAACCTATCCAAAATTGTAAAACCAACCTGCTTCTGCataaatttttttcttttcattgtaTTGAAATCTTGTATTGAAAACTTTTCATggaaaaaactaagaaaaacatgtttctatattatgtatataaacTTATATTGTTTTAAAGTGTCAAAGAAAGTGCCCctaaatatatgtaatatgttgTAATATCACATATCACATATAAAGTCTCAAAATTCCAAGGAAAATGGCTATACAAGTTTGTAAAAAAGTGAAAGATTAATTATATAGGTAAACCTTGATTCACTCCTTTAAAGAAAAACGTTTTGTCACCTGAAAAATACTGCGGAACACGTAAGTGTCTACAAGTGTCTACAAGATATGTTATTGTACATGTGTTTAAATGTATTGGTGAGCCAGCACTGTTTTTCATGTAATGACAGTGCTGGTCACATACACAATAAGAACTGCTTGGAACAGACACAAGTGGCTATTATCTTTTTACACTGTGGGATGCCTCAGACAAATCCCTCTTAGTTGCAGGTGGTCAGGCATGAGCAAAGAGTTAAGTCCAGGGTCCCTCTGCCCCTCCCCTTTAATGTCCTGACATCATTGGCCCTGCCCCCTACACCCCCCCTGCCTTCTCCAAAGTCTGTCCCCCAGTCCTGCTTTTGGGAGAGTAAAAAAGAAGCGCAGTCCATGCCCACCGCAAGGACCAAGGGTAGCAAACTACCCTGGACAAAAACAGAATATATGTTTAAATGATGGTCTGATGCACTTTTGGGAATAATACTGGACATCTTGGTTGAAGGTTGCAGAGAGAAATGGCTGTTCAGGCAGCCATCATGAACTCGCAGTTTCTAAACTTCTGTTTCCCTGGTTCTGTTATGGAGTACGAGGTGGAGAAGGGCTTGGACGGGAGTCTCCTTGGTGAAGCTGACTGCGAGGATGACTTTAGGGAGACTACCAGGGACTTGCTCAGCTTCATCGACTCTGCTTCTAGCAACATCAAACTGGCTCTGGACAAGCCTGTCAAGTCCAAAAGGAAGGTGAACCATCGCAAGTACCTCCAGAAGCAGATCAAGAGATGCACAGGGATCATTGCCTCTGGCAATGCAGCGACTCAAGAGCCTTGCAAGGGACAAGATTCACCACAGGCTCCAACCAGCACCCTGCAGAGCAAAACACCAACTAAACGGGATGGGTCCCAGGCCAACTTGCAGAGCAAGAGTCTGGCCGCCCTCTTTAACCCTGCCAAGGACTTGCGGGGAGAAAGGGCCAAAAAGCCCCCGCTGAGACACCGAAACCTGCCCCCATCCTTTTTCACAGAACCAGCCAACAGCTCCAGAGTTACATCAACTTCCGGCATGTCCCTCAAAGACCTAGAGCGCGGAAATCCGGATGCAGCGGAGTTCTTTGAGCTTCTGGGACCTGACTACAGCAACATGGTCAGTGAACAGGAGCTCTTCCAGAGTACTCCCATCAGGGTCCAGCAGGAGGGAACTGGAGGCCCTGAGCCAGGCTCATTTGACTCACACCCTTTTGTGACAGGAGGTTTCCTGTATGCAGAGCCTTGGGACACAAGCAGCAATGTAGCCAAAAAAACAGGGGACATGAGGACAGTGCCAGGGCAGCCGCATCTATATGGTAACACAGACTCATCTGGCCCAGTTCAGGTGGAGCAGAGTTCTCCATGCGCGTTGACCTTCCCAAACTTCTTTACAGACTGCTCTGTCTCTCAGGTCTCATATGATCTGGCTAGTGGATACAGCCGAGGTAGTTTTCCAACACTTTAGATTGAAGGAACTTTCCATCTTTTGGAAGAACTTTTCATTGGAAAGAACTTTTCTTATGGAAAGACAGCAGTCTGGAAACAAGAAATTAGCTGTTCATCTGTAATTATCAATTGACAAGGAATATTTTGCTTAACTTTGAGTTATGTGGTCAAATATTTGCCTCAGAACTTACAGAGACAGGATCTTGCTTGGTGTTGTGGAATCTACAAGATCAATTTTCAATGTTAAAGTTATTTCAGCCCATATGTGTGAAACAGGCACAGCACTAATAGccaattaaatttttttaagtattttcaCTGTGGAATTTATTTTCAAATTGGAAAAAGTGGGGGATTGTTTTAGAACATTATCTCAGGGTcttattttgcttgtttgtgtcAAAAATAATCACAGCCATATAGGTCTGTAGACAAAAAAGAGGAATCACTTTTTAAAGAAAGTAATCACTTTTAACTTGTACAATCTATTGTCCTACGTtttgaaatatatatgtatttggGTCAGAGATGTTTGTTGATTTCAGAAGGATGAGTGTTTATATTCATCTTTTAAAGTTGCAGGTGCTCATATATCATAGAAAGGAGGAATTTGTGgaatatatat encodes:
- the LOC108426901 gene encoding protein FAM181B gives rise to the protein MAVQAAIMNSQFLNFCFPGSVMEYEVEKGLDGSLLGEADCEDDFRETTRDLLSFIDSASSNIKLALDKPVKSKRKVNHRKYLQKQIKRCTGIIASGNAATQEPCKGQDSPQAPTSTLQSKTPTKRDGSQANLQSKSLAALFNPAKDLRGERAKKPPLRHRNLPPSFFTEPANSSRVTSTSGMSLKDLERGNPDAAEFFELLGPDYSNMVSEQELFQSTPIRVQQEGTGGPEPGSFDSHPFVTGGFLYAEPWDTSSNVAKKTGDMRTVPGQPHLYGNTDSSGPVQVEQSSPCALTFPNFFTDCSVSQVSYDLASGYSRGSFPTL